Within the Macaca nemestrina isolate mMacNem1 chromosome 5, mMacNem.hap1, whole genome shotgun sequence genome, the region CTCAGGCTACAGAAGAAAACAGTCATGAACAAATTCAGGTCAGTCACAGTAAGTGATGACACTCTGAACAGCCCACCACACACTCAaaaattccaaaggaaaaaatcccCACAACCCAGTCCTGTCCCATctgccccaccctccacccactTCAGACCCCCAGAATCTCACTTTTATAAGCTGTGAGAGACTCATCAGATCCCTGGGTACTGTCGCTACCTGGGGTAGAACAAAAACAAGACCTGGTTAGAGCCCACAGGAGATGTGGTACAGGAGGAATTATGGGGTGGGCGAGCTCCTCCACACTCCCGCCCCCTACTTACACGAAGCCTGAGAGTAGCTCCCTCCTTTTCTACCTGTTGGAAGAAAATGTCCTGTGAGGGgccagggaggaggcagggccACAAGGTCCTCGAGGAACCTCCTAGTCTTGGATCCCAGAGAAGTATCCAGAACTGTGACTGCAGACCCAGGGCAGGATCAGGAAACATGAAGAAAGCAAGTGTGGGTCCTGGACCAACTGCCCTCCTGAGGTCTGTCCTCAGCAGGGACCTTCTCCTGTGACCTGTGACTGCTGGGCTCAGATCCCCATCACCACAATCGTCAAGGTGATAAATCTGTCCTTCATTGTCACAGGTACTTTAGAAAAAAGTAGGtgtggctgggcgcgatggctcacgcctgtaatcccagcactttgcgaggccgaggcaggtggatcacgaggtcaggagttagacagcagcctggccaacacagtgaaactccatatctactaaaaatacaaaaaaaaattagccgggtgtggtggcacgcacacgtagtcccagctactcgggaggctgaggcaggagaaccgcttgaacctaggaggcagaggttacagttacagtgaactgaaaccacgccattgcactccagcctgggtgacagagccaagattccatctcaaaaaaaagagtaggTGCTGGCACACAGGACCCGGGCTGGGTCAGCCCGTGTGTGTGGATGGTGCTTCCCAGTAACAAGGCAGGACACACTTCTACCTAGGGCTTGAAACCCTCAGTGGGACAAGAAAACTCAGACTCtacccctctcccttccccacctgAGCTGTTACTCCTCCACATCACAGCAGCAACCACAGCTCCAGTGACCACAGTTCCAAGGAGAACCAGGCCAGCACTGATGCCCACGATGGGGATGGTGGACTGGGAAGACGGCTCTGGGAAAACAGGGGAATGTAAAGGGCCCTGACCCCCAGGCCTCAGCCCTGACCCTGCAAAAGGGCTTCAGAAGGGCTCCTGCTTTCCCTAAGAGACATGACCTCCCATTCCCTTCCTTACCCCATCTCAGGGCTCGGGGCTCGGGTAGCCCCTCATGCTGCACATGGCACGTGTATCTCTGCTCCTCTCCAGAAGGCACCACCACAGCTGCCCACTTCTGGAAGGTTCCATCCCCTGCAGGCCTAGTCTCCACAAGCTCCGTGTCCTGGGTCTGGTCCTCCCCATCCCGCTGCCAGGTCACTGTGATCTCCGCAGGGTAGAAGCCCAGGGCCCAGCACCTCAGGGTGGCCTCATGATCAGAGACGGGGTGGTGGGTCACGTGTGTCTTTGGGGATTCTGAGGGGAAGAGTCAGAAAATTCAGACACTTTGTATCTCTCATGGGACACTCCAGCAGCACCCATGTGACCATCCTGAGAAGGAAGAGGACAATTATAGTAGGAGACGAGGACAAAACCTTGACACCAGCCTGAACTCAGGGATCTGGGATAGCCTCTTATTCCTTGGAAAGTTCTAGAATTAGGGTGATAGCCCAGGATAGAAAGTGAAAAGGGATTTCTGGTCCTGGCCTGTGCGGATGCTGAGTGACTGCGAAAAGCTAGAGTCAGACCTCCAAAAACTCTTGGTGTGGGGCTGAGAACCAGGCATGAGAGAAACTCCCCCATGATTCCTAACACTGAGAGTCAAAGAGAACTGCTCATCAGTTCATTTGAAGAATGGACTCTCCAGCGAGACTAGATTCCTTAATTGTCCCTGAGAGAAGGCTGGTCATTTAAGAGAGTCACTCTCTGGTACAGGATCTCCTGTACCTGGGGTGACAACCCCCTCTCCTGATCCAAGGGAGGAGGGGTATTCTGGCTTCCATCCCTGTGTCTTCTACTGTTTGAGGTCTGTCAGCTGTGGGCACAGTCCTAGCCCAAGAAGGAGATGGGAGAGTAGCCCTGTGGACCCTCTTACCCGAGCGCTGCAGCGTCTCCTTCCCATTCTCCAGGTATCTGCGGAGCCACTCCACGCATGTGTCTTCCAGGTAGGCTCTCTGGTGCTCAGCCTCAGAGCCATCATTTGACTTTTGCTCGGAGATTTGAGCCGCCGTGTCCACCGCGGACCAGGAGCGCAGGTCCTCATTCAGGGTGAGATAATCCTTGCCGTCGTAGGCGAACTGTTCATACTCGCGGAGGAAGCGCCCGTCGGGCCCCAGGTCGCAGCCATACATCCACTGGAGGGTATGAGACCCTGGCCCCGCCCGCTAGTCAGTCCCGCCCGCCGAGCCCCGCCCCTGTCGCCGCCAACCCGCAGGGATTTTGGCCTAAACTGAAAATGAAACCGGGTAAAGGAGCCTGGGACTCTGCCGGGTCGAGGGTCTGGGCGGGTTCCGCAGCCTGGGGGTGAATCTCGGACCCGGAGACTCGAGGGGACCCGCGTTATCTGTGAGGGATGGGGAGGGGTCGTGACCTGCGCCCCGGGCCGGGGTCACTCACCGGCCTCGCTCTGGTTGTAGTAGCCGCGCAGGGTCTTCAGTTTCACTCGTAAAGTCTGTGCGGTGTCCCTGGCTCTGCGTGTCTCCTGGTCCCAATACTCCGGCCCCTCCTGCTCCATCCATGGCGCCCGCGGCTGCATCCTCGGATTCGCGGCATCGCTGTCGAACCGCACGAACTGGGTGTCGTCCACGTAGCCCACGAAGATGAAGCGGGGCTCCACGCAGCCGGGCCGGGACACGGCGGTGTGGAAATACTTCAAGGAGTGGGAGCCTGGGGGCGAGGAGGGGCTGAGACCGGTCCGGCCCTACTCCGGGCGCGGCTCCCCGAGTCCTGCGCCCCCGCCGGTCCGGCCCCTCTCTCCTCCGGGTAGAGGCCGCTTCCATCCCGACCCCGCACTCACCGGCCCAGGTCTTGGTAAGGGCCGAGAGCAGGAGAAGTAGGGTTCGTAGTGCCATGACGCCATTCTCTGAGTCGGTAGAGTCTCCTGAATCCGGGTGGGTGCGTGCGGACTTTATAGTCGGGAGTCGTGGCGACGCTGATTGGCTTCTCCAGAAACCCGACACCCATTGGGAATGAGAACTGAGTCTGCGTCATGAGTATCCAGGAAGAAGGACACGACCAGGTTAACAGAGGAAAGTGGTGTGGAATGCCCAACGCTGCGCCTCCCAGGTCTCCACACTCTGCCCTTGGGGCCTGAGACCCTGACAGCCACGCCCGGGGACCTGGAACATTGTTCTGCGCTCTCACCTCCTGACAGGAGCGCTCTTTGTTACACTATCTCCTTGAGTCCTGGCCCAGGGACTGTGTAAACTGTGTAAATCAGTGTTTTTTTCGTGTGTGTTTTTTGgagctgggtgtgtgtgtgtgtgtgtgtgtgtgtgtgtgtgtgtgtgtgtgtgtgtgttggggggggtgGGGTGTCTCGCtccgttgaccaggctggtctcgaacttctggactaaagcgatcctcccatctcggcctctcaaagtgctaggattaccggcataggattaccggcatgagccaccctgcccggacatttttttttttttttttttttctctgagacagtctcactttgtctcccaggctggagtgcagtggcacgatctcggctcactgcaacctccgcctcccgggttcacaccattctcctgcctcagcctcccgagtagctgggactacaggcgcccgccaccacgcccggctaattttttgtatttttagtagagacggggtttcactgtgttagccaggatggtctcgatctcttgacctcgtgatccgcccccctcagcctcccaaagtgctgggattacaggcgtcagtcacTGCGACCCGCCTACCCggcgattttttttttgtattttgtagagtcgggttttcgccatgttgccaaggctagtctcaaactcctgggttcaagcgattcgtccacgtcggcctcccaaggtactgtgtttacaggcgtgagcctgtatTGTTAAATACTGTattgttgggccgggcgcggtggctcaagcctgtaatcccagcactttgggaggccgagacgggcggatcacgaggtcaggagatcgagagacgatcccggctaacacggtgaaaccccgtctctactaaaaaatacaaaaaaaaatagccgggcgaggtggcgggcgcctgtagtcccagctactcgggaggctgaggcaggagaatggcgtaaacccgggaggcggagcttgcagtgagctgagatccggccactgcactccagcctgggtgacagagcaagactccgtctcaaaaaaaaaaaaaaaaaaaaaaatactgtattgttttaaatcccaaagtgttggaattacaggcgtgagccaccgcccccagcaaTTAGCCCGCCGTAAAAACTTTTAGGTTTCAGTATCTCTGTGCACGCTTAGAAATTAGTGAGGacccagctgggcgcggtggctcacgcctgtactcccagcactttgggaggccaaggcgggctgatcacctgaggttgggagttcgagaccagcctgaccaatatggagaaaccccatctctactaaaaatccaaaaaattagccgggcgtggtggcggcgcatGACCGTAATCCTGGCtatttgggaggtagaggcaggagaatcgcttgaacccaggaggcggaggttgcggtgagtcaacatcccgccattgccctccagcctccaAAAAGAAATTagtgagggccgggcgcggtggctcaagcctgtaatcccagcactttgggaggccgagacgggcggatcacgatcaggagatggagaccatcctggctaacacggtgaaaccccgtctctactaaaaaatacaaaaaactagccgggcgcggtggcgggcgcctgtagtcccaactactggggaggctgaggcaggagaatggcgtgaacccgggaggcggagcttgcagtgagctgagatccggccactgcactccagcctgggcgacagagcgagactcccgtctcaaaaaaaaaaaaaaaaaagaaattagtgaggacccaaataaattttgtttctgtGGCTTGTGTCAAGTTttatcatataaaaattaaaacagattaaaacaaaatattaaaaatattaattcatttaatataatattaataaccCATTACATGTTAATGGAAacaactttttgtgttttttttttttttttttttttttttttgagtcagagtcttgctctgtccgcaggctggagtgcagtggaacgatctcggctcaccgtaacctccttctcccgggttcaagcgattctcctgcctcagcctccccagtaactgggactacaggcgtgtgccaccacgcccagcttatttttgtgtttttagtagagacagggtttcaccatgttggccgggatggtcttgatctcttgagcggaaataacatatttttaatccAAAAAACCCacctaacttttaatttttccaaaattaacaatgtataggcagggcacggtggctcacgcctgtaatcgcagcattttggtaggctggggagggcagatcacgaggtcaggagttcaagactaacctggccaacatgatgaaaccccttctctactaacaatacaaaaatcagctgggtgtggtggtgcgcgcctgtaattctagctactcaggaggctgagacaggagaattgcttgaactcgggaggtggtagttgcagtgagccgagatcacaccactgcactccagcctgggcgacagagggagacgtctggggaaaaaaacaagaaacaaaaaacaaaaacaaaaacagaaacaaaaaaacaggatcTGATTCAAGAAGTTGCCTTTAAGGTCAAACCAGCTGAGACTCGTTACAACCAAGAGAGCCGGCCAAATGACTTCAGAAAGACCTCACGCTTCATTGCAATCCCGTTTCCAAGCTAAATTGCACTCCCATCCGTGCCTTGACAGTTGACAATCTCCATGACAGTGAGTAGAAGTCCTAAAAGGACCGAAAGGAAAGCAGTATTACCGGTTTGGAGAAGTTCAATGCCTGTTCCCATAAAACATATGAATATTCCTCCCCTTCACTTTTAATGCCCAATTCCTCCATTAGAGCAATACCACGTTTTAGCCCCCTCACTCCTCACTAGCCGCCCCGCTAGCGGAGAAGTTGATTTGGGAGAGCTGTTCTCGTCTTTAGAAGTCCTGTGCAGGAAATAAAACTTGCTCTGCTTGAGGCTCACTTTCGGTTTCATGTATTGGCTCTGCTACTCCCAATAAGGAAAGATCCCACCTTCTGCAGGTACCAAGATTTTTGGTAACAAGAAGAgtgattatttttcattttcgtAAGTGTCGTTCTTGGAAAATTTTGCAAGCGTCATTTTGGCTCGTAGCATACATTCtcttatttactaatttttaaaattttaacttttattttagatacagggggtggccaggcacggtggctcacgcctgtaatctcagcactttgggaggccgaggcaggtggatcacttgagatcgggagtttgagaccagctggatCAACAtacagaaaccccgtctctactaaaaatacaaaagtagccgggcgtggtggtgcatgcctgtaatcccagctactcaggaggctgaggcaggagaatcgcttgaacccgggaggcagaggttgcggtgagccgagatcacgccattgcactccaacctgagcaacaagagtgaaactgtctccaaaaaaaaaaaaaaaaaaaaaaaaaaaaaaaatagatacagggggtacatgtgccgatttgttacatgggtatgttgtctcatgctgaggtttggggtatggatcCTGCCACTCTGGTAGTGAATATAGTACccacaggtagtttttcaacccatgtCCCCACCCTCTCCACTCTAGTCGTCTGCAGTGTCTGTTGTAcgcatgtttatgtccatgtgcgctcagtgtttagctcccaattataagtgagaagatgcagtatttggttttatgttcctgcaTTAAGTCACTTAGGTttatggcctccagttgcatcctaGCCATTCTCTTACTTTGATTgaagtgtatattttaaaaaatctagccTTACACAAATATTGATTTGAAAAAGGAAGGATTATTGCtgtgtttagagacagggtctctctctttcacccaggctggagtgcagtggcgccatcatagctcactgcagcctcgaacttctgggctcaagggattctctcacctcagccttcccagtagctggaataacatgtgtgagctaccatgcccggacTGGGAGgattatttttaacagcttttcATGTAGTTGTGGATATTCATATTTCACATTACACAGAAACTGTACAAgtggtgatttcttttttttgaaagcaaataatccattttaaaatttcttttaattttattttttaaaacattttaaaattccaatagtttttgggaaacaggtggtgtttgtttACATAGataagttctttggtggtgatttctgagattttggtacatCCAGCACCCGATTAGTGTACACTGTAcacaatgtgtagtcttttatccctcacctccctcccacccttcccccaccagttcccaaagtccattgtatcattcttatgcctttgtgttctcatagcttagctcccacttataagtgagaacatacaatgcttGGTTTTCCATACCAgagttaattcacttagaataatggtctccaacttcaTCCAGGTTGCTTtgaatgccattatttcctttctttttatgactatgtagtattccattatatatatataatatatatta harbors:
- the MANE-E gene encoding popy class I histocompatibility antigen, alpha chain E-like isoform X7 → MALRTLLLLLSALTKTWAGSHSLKYFHTAVSRPGCVEPRFIFVGYVDDTQFVRFDSDAANPRMQPRAPWMEQEGPEYWDQETRRARDTAQTLRVKLKTLRGYYNQSEAGSHTLQWMYGCDLGPDGRFLREYEQFAYDGKDYLTLNEDLRSWSAVDTAAQISEQKSNDGSEAEHQRAYLEDTCVEWLRRYLENGKETLQRSESPKTHVTHHPVSDHEATLRCWALGFYPAEITVTWQRDGEDQTQDTELVETRPAGDGTFQKWAAVVVPSGEEQRYTCHVQHEGLPEPRALRWEPSSQSTIPIVGISAGLVLLGTVVTGAVVAAVMWRSNSSGRKGGSYSQASCSDSTQGSDESLTAYKT
- the MANE-E gene encoding popy class I histocompatibility antigen, alpha chain E-like isoform X1 gives rise to the protein MALRTLLLLLSALTKTWAGSHSLKYFHTAVSRPGCVEPRFIFVGYVDDTQFVRFDSDAANPRMQPRAPWMEQEGPEYWDQETRRARDTAQTLRVKLKTLRGYYNQSEAGSHTLQWMYGCDLGPDGRFLREYEQFAYDGKDYLTLNEDLRSWSAVDTAAQISEQKSNDGSEAEHQRAYLEDTCVEWLRRYLENGKETLQRSESPKTHVTHHPVSDHEATLRCWALGFYPAEITVTWQRDGEDQTQDTELVETRPAGDGTFQKWAAVVVPSGEEQRYTCHVQHEGLPEPRALRWEPSSQSTIPIVGISAGLVLLGTVVTGAVVAAVMWRSNSSVTVLDTSLGSKTRRFLEDLVALPPPWPLTGHFLPTGRKGGSYSQASCSDSTQGSDESLTAYKT
- the MANE-E gene encoding popy class I histocompatibility antigen, alpha chain E-like isoform X6, whose translation is MALRTLLLLLSALTKTWAGSHSLKYFHTAVSRPGCVEPRFIFVGYVDDTQFVRFDSDAANPRMQPRAPWMEQEGPEYWDQETRRARDTAQTLRVKLKTLRGYYNQSEAGSHTLQWMYGCDLGPDGRFLREYEQFAYDGKDYLTLNEDLRSWSAVDTAAQISEQKSNDGSEAEHQRAYLEDTCVEWLRRYLENGKETLQRSESPKTHVTHHPVSDHEATLRCWALGFYPAEITVTWQRDGEDQTQDTELVETRPAGDGTFQKWAAVVVPSGEEQRYTCHVQHEGLPEPRALRWGRKGGSYSQASCSDSTQGSDESLTAYKT
- the MANE-E gene encoding popy class I histocompatibility antigen, alpha chain E-like isoform X2, whose translation is MALRTLLLLLSALTKTWAGSHSLKYFHTAVSRPGCVEPRFIFVGYVDDTQFVRFDSDAANPRMQPRAPWMEQEGPEYWDQETRRARDTAQTLRVKLKTLRGYYNQSEAGSHTLQWMYGCDLGPDGRFLREYEQFAYDGKDYLTLNEDLRSWSAVDTAAQISEQKSNDGSEAEHQRAYLEDTCVEWLRRYLENGKETLQRSESPKTHVTHHPVSDHEATLRCWALGFYPAEITVTWQRDGEDQTQDTELVETRPAGDGTFQKWAAVVVPSGEEQRYTCHVQHEGLPEPRALRWEPSSQSTIPIVGISAGLVLLGTVVTGAVVAAVMWRSNSSDTFSLLWPFNSICFIPLTFSS